A segment of the Pristiophorus japonicus isolate sPriJap1 chromosome 1, sPriJap1.hap1, whole genome shotgun sequence genome:
acgtgcCATagttcctcatggttgacagtgtcaaaggcctttgtgagatcaaagaaggccatatacaacggttggtgctgttccctgcatttctcttgtagttatcACGCGGTGAAGATCAAATATACTGCACATAGCATGGTGACTGTCCACGTGAAGCAGCTGGCCAATCTTGTGTAATGGAGATGATTCTAGATATCGTCGGGCTTTGTTCGATTTATTTTGGGTTGCAGGGAGCATCTAAGCAGAACCTTTTGCTCAGTAGATTAGGTGAGGGGGGCAAAGTCCATTGCTGTGGAATATGTTGACCATGGAAGGATGGacttgattgagtgagtgagtcgtTCCTTCATGCGTAACCCTTACATACTTTCTCCAGGAAGGTGCTAGCTATGATCTGTACTGAGGTAGCTGATTTCAGGCTAGGCAGCTGCTACAATTGCTCGTGGCCTTGGCGTCCACAAATGAGGTAGGGCATTCAAAAGAGCCAATGTTTTCACACATGATCCCTACCCAATGAAACCGACTGGAAAGTTTGCTACTGTTTGCAGTCCTTACGACAAGTTCTTGCAGTCTGAGCCCCATTTGACAAGTGAGCATCGCATAGAATCTATAGCAGAAACAGGCTGTTTGTTCTATGCCAGTGATCATACTCCTCACGAGCCGCCTCACACTCTCATTACATGTTTCCTCTACCCTCCCCATCCCTTTTTTCCTTTCTCATGTATACATCAAGCCTGCCCAGAAATGAATCAATGCtaactgcttcaaccactccacatGTGAAGAAATTCTTCTAAATTTTTTATTTGATCTATTAGtaactccttgttctagactcaaCCACAAATTTCTCCACATTAACCCTGTCAAATCCTTTCATAGTTTTAAAGCCCTCTATCGGATCTCCTAATATTTATTTGACAATGTTACAGGAGTGTATCCTGGACATAGGAAGGAACAGGGCCAGTCCCAATTTTTCAGTCTCAATTTGTTTTAAAAGTACCTTATATTCCTCTCTATTTCTGTCAGTTCCCTctgaataaaaacataagaatgtaCTGGTATTTCatacagcttgtatatattaggtgTGGCTAATTGGAATTCTGATTTTGGTGCACTGTGGAATTTCCTTCGGGATGTGTTTTTTCAGTTTATAACTGGCTTTCAGTAGAATTATTGGAACCCAGTCTGAAGCTGAGGACTATTTGGGGCAGAGTCAACACTGCTTGAGAGAGTGCTGGAGGCAGAAATACAAAGTGGAAACCTGGCTTAGGTATGTAGCTTTTTCAGAAGTACTGAGCCTAATGTTTGTTTGTGTTTTGCAGCAGGTTGCAAAGTTTGCTTTCTTGGCCTGGTCCAGTCCTTTAATCATTACAGCCTTGTTGCCCAAAAGCTGGTAAGTACGGAAGATGGATAAGCTTGTTAGACTGTGTGGCGATATGTTCAAGATGTTTTTGGTGTTGCTGTTTGGGTAGAAGTGTGTGCTTTTTAAAAACTTTGTGGCCAGGTCTTTTCTGGTTCTTTACATTTCCAATATTATGTACTGTGGTACTCTACTGCTAAGTTCCCATCCATCAGCTCAGCTGCGACGATGGGGCCGAACAAATGCACTCCACTGTTGTTGGTTCTGAACTAGTCTGGCTGCTTCAGTCATCTGTATCCCTTTCTGTGATAAGTCACTCTTGACATTGTCTATCCAGCACTTCCTTAGTCTCCCTCGGCTTCTTGTTCCATGTAGCTCTGAACGCAGGGTCATGAAAGCTACACTCGCTGTTTCTATTTCCTGAAATGTGCCCAAACCATCACAGTCGTCTTTCTCGGATCTTCTGTAATATAATCATGCCTTGTGTTACAGGGAGTTAATCTGTCTGCAGCCAGAGAAAAGGGACAGCTGGTGTTTCTGGAAGGACTCCGTTCTTCTCTTGACCTTGTGCTTGGTGACAGACAGGACATTACACCACAATCACCATCTCCTCTTCAATTTCTAAGGTACTGTACCTTCAGATTCCCATCAGGGACACGAGTAGTGTTCTAAATTGTATTGTGCAATGTTGTAAATGGTGATTCTATTTAGGGGAGTTGAAGAGACTTGAGTTCTAGTTGTAATTTTTCTTTCTCTGACACAAGAACAGGAAATCCACAACAGGTCCATGAGCACGTGAAAGAAAAAAGTTAGTTTGAAATTTATTTTTCTTTCAAGCAGCGACCCTCGTTAGATTTGATCAATTGTtttctttagggaaagaaatctgctgtctaCCGGCCTGGCTTATATGTGATTCCAACCTCGTCAACTtgattgacttttaactgccctctgaagtgggccCAGCAAGCCTTTTAGTTGCATCAGAACCACatcaccttctcgagagcaattagggattggcaatgaaTGCTGGTCTTGATAGTAATGCCTGCATTCtgagaattaatttaaaaaataaacacatgcacacacacgcaagtGTCTGCCTGAAGCATCCACATAGTCTGTGATGTCTATCTGCCAGTCTGGCCTCTCTTAGTAAGACTACTGTTTTCCGAAAGAAAATAAGTAATTCTAGTAACCTGAGAATTGTTGAGATTAGACAGCAGTTGTAACTGCTGGTAAATATCAGCTCTCAAGTACTTTTTTTCTTTTACTAATTTCAAATTTTCAAACTGTCAGGATGGAATTTAAACTCTCAATCTGCATTATTAGTTCGAGCCTGTGGATTACTATTCCAATAACATGGCCACTACGGTACTGTAACCAGAGGACATCTAAATTTGTGACAAGTAAATTCAAATAGGAAGAACTTACTCACTCACAGGGTGACAGTTTGGCCAGTGAGTAGTAGAAACAAAAATATTTTAAAGAATATTCAGACTGCAGTTGGAATCTATTATGCAGGGTGAGGGTAGTAAAGAGGGGTACTTCAATGAACTAGTATGGTCTTTTCTCATGGTCTTGTGTAGATATTGAAATAAGCCCATTTGATCACTCGCTTCAAATTCCATTAATAAAAATTATACTCCAGAGATCAATtaattattcattctcaggatgtggacatcattggcaaggctggcatttattgcccattctaggtttgatacagctgagtggcttgctaggatcAGAGGGCAGGCAGCCACGTCATTCCCACTTAAACGTGCAGGTAATGATCTCTGATCATTTAGTGTAAATGTCTTTGCTTCATCCTATTGGGGTGCTTGAAAAACACCTGAATTGGCAAGAAAAGGCTATGTTGCTGTGGTGATAAAGGAGACCAGTAAAAGCTATGCTCAATGAGAATCTCAGTTCGGGAATAGGAGGATGGGATTGTGGAAGACTACCATTCCTGATCTAGTGGACCATCCTTCCAGCTCAACTGCTCTATGGATGACAGGTGAAGATAGGATTGAGCTCTGCTGTGGAGACCTCTCCTGCTGGCACTCATTCTCAAGGCTCACGTGTATATTGACCACTTGCATGAGCTGCCCAAGGTTGTATGGTATCTGAACCCATACCCTAGGTACCTGAAGGATTGGTGAGAATTGCAGGAACGGTGAAGCCAGTCCCTGTATATGGTTTCACTTCCCCTTCCTTCCCCACACCACCCTCCTCCCTTGTTCACAGCTCTATTGTAGGTAAACTTGAAATGGAATGCCTGTTCTTTTATCTGACAGCATTATTGGCCTTGATTTCAGCAGTTGTTTGAATACTATTATCTGGCAATTGAAACGCAGCTCTGGAGAGCAGCGGTCAATGTTAAAATCTGTGTCACAGCCGTGACCTGCTGATTACATAGTGGATGCCCTTGAAAAGAGAAGGGCTGCAGATGTGAGGAGCTGGAGGCTGTCACACTGGTTAAAATGTATCTACTGCACCATGATGGTGCAAGGAATGTCTGAAGGGCAGTAATTTGTGGCTTTATTTTTCATAATCTGTTTTACTGTTTTTTTCATAGAATGAAGAAATAACTTtcaaaagcacctttcacaacctcgaagtcctaaagtgctttacaaccaattaagtacttctgaagtatgatcactgttctaatgtaggaaaagtggaagctaatttgcgcacagcaaggtcccacaaacagtaatgtgataccagataatctgtttgtgatgttgattaaaggataaattttggccaggacactggggccaATAGTTAAGGAATGGGGAAGGGTGTGTGAAATCCACCATTCCTttgaataatgccgtgggatcttttacgcacatgcaagagggcagactgggcctcaatttaacgtctcatccaaaggaccgCACTTCCGACAATgtagctttccctcagtactgcactgaagtgccagactagattatgtgctcaagttcctggagtaaagcttgaatccacaactttttgACTCGGGCGAAAGCAAAGCTGACACAGACCTTCATCTTTCTACGCCACAGACTGTCCCCCAGTTTCTCGGGTAGACATGCAAATAATTTACTCTCCCCTCAACTGCTTGATGGGTGTGCACACAGGCACTGAATAGTGCTCCTACACATTTTTATTTTACTTGTCTCACTAatggcactcttgcctttgagtcagagggtcacaggttcaagccccactctaggaacttgagcacataatctaggctgatacttgagCACAGTACTGAGAAAGtgttacactgttggaggtgttttGAATTCCACTGAGTGAGTCTACCTGttaaggtgaatgtaaaagatttgacgtcactttgaagaagagcaggggatttctcctggTGTGCTGGCCAGTACTCATTACTCAACCTACATCACCATAACTGATTATttgcctcattgctgtttgtggaaaatgCATGGTTTTCACGATAACAAAGCATCTTGACTATGTTGCTGAGGAATTATCTAGGTCCAGTTGTCACTGTCCATGAGGCAGAGATTGGGAGTTCACTGTACAGAATCGCAGCTGTAAATCTACAACCAGCTTTCTAATAATGCCAATTAAAACAGTGTTAAGGGGCAACTATGAAATTTGTTTTGCTCATTACAGTGAGGGTTACCAATGATGAGAAATGGTGTTTAAAGTTAAGTATGCCCAAatgacaactttcatttatatggtACCATTAACGTACAAAATTCTACAAGCTGCTCTCCATTGAATTAGCAGAGAAACAGATGCCAAGCTTTGGGAGCGAGTAGTTTGGAGAAGTGATTGAAGGCTTGGTGAAAAAGatgggagaattttttttttcttaaaGAGGATAGAAAAATGGAGTGGCAGAGATGTTTATAGAATGAGTTCCAGAAAGTAGGGCTGAGGTGGCTTAAGGATCTCCTACCAACAGTAGTTAGAGAATGGGGTTGCACAGGAGACCAAAGTTTTATGACTCTCAGATTTGAAGGGGTGCAAGCCTTGAAGGAAGGGGATTTGGACTGCAGAGGAAGTGAGGAATGAGGCCATGGATAACTTTGAAGCTGAGGATTTTAAATTGAATTCTTAGGTGatgggaagccagtgtaggtcactgAGGAAGAGGATAATGGGTGAGTGAGGCTTTGTAGTATATGGGCACCTGCattttggacaagttggagtttatggTAAGGGTGTATAACATTTTTCCCCAACTATGTATTTTAAATCTCCAATGCCTGTTAAAGCATATCTGgtaacatttattttttttaaaacctacatctttgtgaTCTGCAAGATAATAAGAGTTGAGTGGCAGGTCATGGTCAGTTTTTAAACTAGGTTCTCTGAGGTCACATGACTTACTTTTACCAGTCCTTCCTCCCTTTGCCACTCCCAAGACCAGGTGTCATGGCAGCTAGTTAAATATGGTCGACTCCTGCATGTTTACGTGTAATTTTAAACTCATCCCCATCGCTTTTACTTCCCTTGCTTGTTACAGAAAAATAGTATGCCCTTTATACGTTAAATCGCTCATAGAGACATCCCCTCCTATTCTTACTACCTTAAACGCATTGACGCCTTGAATGGTGTATATTGCACGGCACCAGCTGCTTCCTATACTACATGcacgtggccattcttcatgtgagccTAAATAGTGAGTGTTAACATGGTGTATTGGATCATGGAAAGCATCGTAGCCTCTGACATCCGTACGTGAATTTTAGGGTTCAATGGAAAATCCTTTCTTTCACCTTCCCACCAAAATAGTGGTTAGATGATGCCAAGTTTGGGTATTAAAAATCTCTTGATTGCAGGATGAAGTCAAGACTGAGTAGGGGTTTCAACGTTTCAGCTTGCGACGGTAGCATCTCATCAGTGAATATTTTATCTTCCAGCTCTTCCAATGCAAGTCTTCAGTGTCTCTATGAATTTGTTCGTATATCGCTATTGGAGACCAGCGAAACTACTTGGAAATTTTCAGTACTGATTGTAGATGATCTCAGTGTCCTGCTCAGCCTAGGAGTGAGTGCTGTAAGCATTCTGAATTTCATGCATTACTGCAGAGCTACAGTATGCTCAAAGCTTAAAGTAAGTTTTTTTCCCCCCACAATCTCCATAAGCAGTCTGTATTTCTTAGGCTTGGTGCTGCAACATGTTTGTCCATTTAATTTGATTTTCTTCTCTATAAACTGAGCTTCCAATCTCCACAGGAGGGCCCAGGTAAAGTGCTGTGAGAAGCTGCGATCTTTACTTTAGTGTTGCTGATCAGCAAAAGGGATTAATGGGATGATGTTCTAAATTGCTCTTCAATTAAAATAACTTTGTTTACTTTATCTTGTCCTCGAGGTTGTTGTGTGTGCTGTGAATCCTATCTAGCCTTGATCCTATCAGGGTTGAAATGCAGCGAGGGTCTAATAGTGAAAGCAACCTGACTCCGGACTTATCTGGTTCAAGTTTCTGTCAGATAAGCTGTATGTCATGCAACATGTTACACTGAATAAGAATTATTTTGTTCTCTGTTTGTATAGAGAGTGGTAACTGGTACGATAACCATTTTTCATGGGATTTTAACTTAAAAAGgcctctgggttgctagtccatTACCAAAGCCAATGACATAgaatatacagtacagaaacaggtcgtgtttatgctctactcgagcatcctcccatcattcctcatctaactctcagcataaccttctatttccTTTTCCATCATATGTTTAtggctgcgtctatttgtactaactgaaatgcagccgtttctctgatttgcTCGACATTATCACATGACCGATTGCCGATTGGTcaccttggaagataagccacaccctgaagttcctctggaatgtgtaactggaactgcccagtccaagttctgagtgactttccaatttttaattcgatccattttgacttcagaagccacagagaatagatctccccaaaagccaccaagttccagccgaagtccattaccccagctcaagtgctgcctcccacagccgaagtccacTACCCCAGTGTAAGtgtatctccccccgccccccaattgaAGTCcgttaccccagcacatgtgctgcctcccacagccaagtaccagccgaagtcccttaccccagcgcaagacgttacaaccccccgcccccctcccccccaccaccacagatggggaattgtgtgcggattgttaacaggtttattgggtatgaaataaatagtgacaatgtcgtgacttctggatttcagccACCCCAACGAtgccccttgtaacacacgcaccgagcatgCACGCAccatctgagctccctctctctccgatttACCCCCCCCACCTGTGTGTCTCTCCTCCCCGCCGCCCCACCCAAaacagcgctctctctctctctctctctctctctctctctctctctctctccccctcccttcctccctccctcccccctggcGCAGCTCTCGGGGGGGCCCCTCCACCccgcagctctctttcccccccccaccccaagctccccccctcctcccaagCTTGTCTGCTCTAtcaaactttcataattttaaagacgtccattaggtcaccccctcagccttctcttttcaagggaaTTGACGATACCCTAGTTAAGGTCATCTGTTTACTGGATTTAATAAGACCAGTTTCTGATCAAGATTGCATCTCTCTTTCATAATGTTTTTGTTACGGAACTAATTCTGTTTTTTCTTGATCTGTCCTGCACAAATCTTCTTCTAATTTTTAGACAGGGCTTCCTTCTTTCAGAATTCCCATTGGATTCTTGAAATTTAATGAATTGGTTAAGCAAGAAATGCTGCTTCTGCCACTGCACTGGCTTTATTGaatatatttgttcttgggatcTGAGTCTCAAGAACTCTTTGTACTGTCTTAACCTTCCTGATTTTTAACATTGGTGTCAAAAGCAATGCTGCCAATTCCCAGAAAACCGTAACAATACTTAGCATGTTTTCAAAGTGGGATCCATGTGGACCCCATCAGATTTTTCTATATTTGATGGTTTGCTTGCATAATGTTTATGTTGCTGTATGCTAGTAAACATTTAGAGAACAGCATAGATTTACTTTGAGTAGCTGACAGTCTTTCAGAAGTTAGAATGAGATGGATTGTCTGACTGAGAAATAGGGtggagaatcatacagcatagaaacatagaaaataggtgcaagagtaggccattcggcccttcaagcctgcaccaccattcaatatgatcatggctgatcatgcaacttcagtaccctattcctggtttcactccgtaccccttgatccctttagccttaaaggccacatctaaccccttttgaatatatctaacgaactggcctcaacaactttctgtggtagagaattccacaggttcacaattctctgagtgaagaagtttctcctcatctcggttctaaatggcttatccctagactgtgacccttggttctggacttccccaacatcgggaacattcatcctgcatctaacctgtccaatcccgtcagaattttatatgtttctatgagatcattcttctaaattccagtgaatataagcctagtcgatccagtctttcttcgtatgtcagtcctgccatcccgggaatcagtctggtgaacctttgctgcactccctca
Coding sequences within it:
- the elp6 gene encoding elongator complex protein 6 isoform X3 gives rise to the protein MFPELNNILHSTPEKCEQGKGVLLCDKQTDGSFLVHHFLSFYLKAGCKVCFLGLVQSFNHYSLVAQKLGVNLSAAREKGQLVFLEGLRSSLDLVLGDRQDITPQSPSPLQFLSSSNASLQCLYEFVRISLLETSETTWKFSVLIVDDLSVLLSLGVSAVSILNFMHYCRATVCSKLKGNLVVLVHDMEDLEDEENNFVVKSLSHQCHLKLQVEGLATGYCKDIHGQRAIRIWNAIPEMTRPWTTWTIFHTLGAYCQ
- the elp6 gene encoding elongator complex protein 6 isoform X4, producing the protein MFPELNNILHSTPEKCEQGVNLSAAREKGQLVFLEGLRSSLDLVLGDRQDITPQSPSPLQFLSSSNASLQCLYEFVRISLLETSETTWKFSVLIVDDLSVLLSLGVSAVSILNFMHYCRATVCSKLKGNLVVLVHDMEDLEDEENNFVVKSLSHQCHLKLQVEGLATGYCKDIHGQLTITWRSPSPVKAEKNVTKIFQYKIQDKNVTFFARGTSSAVL